The Fusarium falciforme chromosome 10, complete sequence DNA segment GGACCATGAGATCTATGGCAGAGCGGGCCCAATTCTCATCGTCACCATGTTTCTCAAGTTGAGTGACGGCTTTGAAGATCTCTTTTCGGCAGAGCTCTCTCCTGATGTTACATGCGTTCCGGAGGCCCGGTTCGAACGTCTCTCTTCGCCACCATTTGATCCTGGGGAATAATGTGGAGTTCTGTCCCTCAACCGCATCTGTGATGGTAAGAACGGCCTGGAGCTCGTCGCCGATGTGGGCTTTTGGGAATTTTATCTCCGCATCCCTGCTGGTAATCGACCCTTGAAGCATGGTGATGCTCTTCCGCCGGGCCTCTAGCTCCTTTAGCTGTGGAACAGTAGCTTTGTGGTTAAATGATGCGCCGAAAGAAAAGCTGGTGACCGCGTCAAGCGCAGTGTAGAAGATGTCCTTTTCCGCGTCAAACGGCCGCCCGTTGGCAATGTCACATTTGTTTTGCCAGAGATGGAGCAAATCCAGAGCGTTCGAGTAGATTGCTGGGGCGGCCACGTTTTGCAGAAACGCAGGAAGCATGAGATCCTGAAGCAGGCGCCGATGTCCCTTCCATACGTTGTTAGAAGGTAGGTGGATGTGTCCGAGAGGCGCCGGTCCAGCGAAGAGGTCAGCCCAGTACGGGGAACGGTCAAATTCCCTGGCTCGGCGGAGGCATATGTCTTGTGACTCCTGGAAATCTGCAATGACAACCCATGGGTTGCTAAAAGGTCGGACGAAGGCCTGGAAAATAGGGCTGttgtgcttcttgatctgGCGCGAAAGCCAGAGACCGACCTCTCCAGTTTCGAGGAAGAACTTTGTCAACTCCGGTCCATCGCCGAAAAGATTCTTGACGGCAGATTTGTTGTAAGGAATTCCTGGAAACGGCCTTGGAAGAAGTGACCGGTAGATTGCGTGCAAAACGATCAAGAAGAGACCCCCGAAGATGGTGTAGAGGGCAGTTGGACGATTAACTGAGAACCCAATCTCCGCTTGATCGAGGATGTGTGTCTTCTCCATCGTGTGGCGCTGTGATTTGAAGTGCAAGGTAACAATGCTGAACCAGTTGTGTCCAAACTAGATTGATGAAATTGCTGCTGCATTTGGCTGTTGTCTGTCAACTACACTTATATCAAGTCTTTCCTTTATCCATTCCGCAAGTACGATGAGCCAACGTCCGTTGCGACGTTTGTCAGCCATCCGGGCTTGTCGGATTCCGCAGCCAGGGAGTTTCAGTGACGTAGCCCTTCTTAGCCGTTACATCTCCTCTTTCGAGCGTAAGTAGCGTTAGCCAAAGCTCGCATAAACCCGGAGCTCACAAGGCCAGAGCGTAATCCGCGGATCCCGGGCGTAACCTGCGGATCCCGTCACATTGggggcaaggtcaagacgCAGAATTGTTTCATGATGAACATCtagcggcaagaagaagaggactaAGGGGTAGACGGAGTCCGCGGAAATCTTGGCGAGTGAGCCTGGCCAGTTTATGGATGGCAAGCATGCTGTCGAGATGCTGTGGAGAAAGAAACTCATCCATAGCACAGTTGCCCTAACTGATGCTCATACTCTTTGTTAGAACGAGCTTCGATCCCCTGCTAAATAAATATTCTATTACTGAAAGTATGCGATCAGTTTCGGCATGCATTATTGTCGTGGCGAGCCCACTTAGCATCATATACGGAGGTCGCGGGACTCTGACCTACCAGGTGGCAAGCAAACACATAGAGCGGCAGGGGCTGAGAGGCAATTACTTGAACTCCACTTGTGAGAACCCTGTCTCAAGTCTGGCAAGGGCGAAAAATACCTGGTTAGGAGTCGAAACTTTGTACAGGCACCAAGTATGATGGCTGTTGTTCTCGAGAATCTTGGCGGAAAATTGTTCAATATTACAGGCGTCTCCTTGCAGCACTCGAGCTATGTCTCGCCTCATAAACAATCCCAAGACGATGATACAATATTGCCCCTCCTTACTACCAAGGTAGCCAACCTCTAGCCGATCTAACATACACGAACAAATATACCAAGCCATAGTTCGTAACCGTAAAGAGAGCAAAGATGCCCAGATAAGGCCAACCAACAGCCTTGTCAAGACCAATAGAATCTAAATACTAACAAGCCGTCAGTCCTGGTGCTAATTAAGGGTAGATTGAAGCAGCTACTTACGTCCTCACCGGCGGCATACTGGCAGTAGCCACAATCGCCAAAAGCTGAAGGGTTTTCCAAGTACCCTTTACTGCCCGAAAGCCAGGCATTGGCATACTCGCCGCATGTTGTGTTGGGAGGCACTTCAAAGCGGATCAACTCTGAGTCGAGGCATCTGACAGAGACTCTGCCGAGAATCATTGCCACAATCCCTGAGATCCAGTAGGTGAACGGCCCAATGTAGTACATCGTGTAGCGCCACACAACAGGCATGAGCTCCTTCGGCTGTAGGACACCGTTGAAAAACTCGCACATAACGACAAAGAACGGCATTATATTGGCAGCCATGCGTTTATCAGTGCTGCACATTGTCAGTC contains these protein-coding regions:
- a CDS encoding Cytochrome P450 monooxygenase; the encoded protein is MEKTHILDQAEIGFSVNRPTALYTIFGGLFLIVLHAIYRSLLPRPFPGIPYNKSAVKNLFGDGPELTKFFLETGEVGLWLSRQIKKHNSPIFQAFVRPFSNPWVVIADFQESQDICLRRAREFDRSPYWADLFAGPAPLGHIHLPSNNVWKGHRRLLQDLMLPAFLQNVAAPAIYSNALDLLHLWQNKCDIANGRPFDAEKDIFYTALDAVTSFSFGASFNHKATVPQLKELEARRKSITMLQGSITSRDAEIKFPKAHIGDELQAVLTITDAVEGQNSTLFPRIKWWRRETFEPGLRNACNIRRELCRKEIFKAVTQLEKHGDDENWARSAIDLMVRREKLTAAKEGREPQYYTDHMIDEVFVLIVAGHDTTSTTIVWGIKFLADHQDAQRKLRTALQVAHPDAFAEKRNPTTAEIMRPNVAPYLDATIEEIVRLSGTSDGVQRVATVDTEILGHPIPKGTELWLLGMGPSMLEPAFKIDDKLRSESSQKVGVEGRVRAWDETSDMAAFTPERWMQDENGNPTFDALSGPSLTFGLGTRGCYGRKLAYVEMRLIFTLIIWNFELLPCPPELSGYEAITGVTRKPQKAYARLQKVIL